Proteins encoded within one genomic window of Streptomyces kaniharaensis:
- a CDS encoding aKG-HExxH-type peptide beta-hydroxylase, with translation MAGTGEAVAAGVPGARGADGLPRHGVDRATFRAIAGARGGPGAVRLLRAGQLSKRALLLLALRRAAPDDEGYREAYAEVRALQRADRARWEEVLLRPELDAWAADCLRGLSAAEAVPLGGLGEFVRAAVAPTVSLECDGLRWVPVIDHAGPRRVDYGRPPAGPLPDTELSAWKEQLAQAWRILVRRHRRHAEAVAACVTAIVPLRPAPGGEAVSAAARRAYGAVAASLPDDPVLLALALVHEFLHVQLGALLDLVPLHEPNGAAVYHAPWRPDLRPAGALLQGTYAHLGVADFWCTEAAAGEGDRARAEREFACWRAHTLAAAGTLLGSGELTVDGMEFTLELERSVRGLDGPGPDSERI, from the coding sequence GTGGCGGGTACGGGCGAGGCGGTGGCGGCCGGGGTGCCAGGCGCGCGAGGGGCGGACGGTCTGCCCCGGCACGGGGTGGACCGGGCGACGTTCCGGGCGATCGCGGGCGCGCGTGGCGGGCCCGGGGCCGTCCGGCTGCTGCGCGCCGGGCAGTTGAGCAAGCGGGCGCTGCTGCTGCTGGCCCTGCGGCGGGCGGCGCCGGACGACGAGGGCTACCGCGAGGCGTACGCCGAGGTCCGGGCGCTGCAACGCGCGGACCGGGCGCGGTGGGAAGAGGTGCTGCTGCGGCCGGAGTTGGATGCCTGGGCGGCCGACTGTCTGCGCGGGCTGTCCGCCGCCGAGGCCGTTCCGCTGGGCGGGCTGGGCGAGTTCGTCCGGGCGGCGGTCGCTCCGACGGTTTCGTTGGAGTGTGACGGGCTGCGCTGGGTGCCGGTGATCGACCACGCCGGGCCGCGCCGGGTGGACTACGGGCGGCCGCCGGCCGGGCCGCTTCCCGATACCGAACTCTCGGCGTGGAAAGAGCAGTTGGCGCAGGCCTGGCGGATCCTGGTGCGCCGCCACCGGCGGCACGCGGAGGCGGTCGCGGCCTGCGTCACCGCGATCGTCCCGCTCCGGCCGGCCCCGGGCGGGGAGGCGGTCAGTGCCGCCGCCCGGCGGGCGTACGGCGCGGTGGCGGCCTCGCTGCCGGACGATCCGGTGCTGCTGGCGCTGGCGCTGGTACACGAGTTCCTGCACGTCCAACTCGGCGCCCTGCTCGACCTCGTACCCCTGCACGAGCCCAACGGCGCGGCCGTCTACCACGCCCCCTGGCGGCCCGACCTGCGCCCGGCCGGCGCGCTGCTTCAGGGGACGTACGCGCACCTCGGAGTCGCGGACTTCTGGTGCACCGAGGCGGCTGCGGGGGAGGGGGATCGGGCCCGTGCGGAACGAGAGTTCGCGTGCTGGCGGGCGCACACCCTGGCGGCGGCCGGAACGCTGCTGGGAAGTGGTGAACTCACCGTTGACGGGATGGAGTTCACGCTGGAACTGGAACGGTCCGTCCGCGGACTCGACGGGCCCGGCCCGGACTCGGAACGCATCTGA
- a CDS encoding FxsB family cyclophane-forming radical SAM/SPASM peptide maturase, with product MVPFRQFLLKIHSRCNLACDYCYMYEAADRSWRDRPRRMELPTVRRTARRIAEHAAGHGLDEVAVVLHGGEPLLVGAAHLDALLGELASAGPRIRFSLQTNGLRLLDEPALLDVLHRHRVAVGVSLDGTRADHDRHRLLPSGAGSWARTAEAVRLLGSAEHRELFAGLLCVVGLAADPVATYEALLEFAPPRLDLLLPHATWEAQPAGVRRALPCSPPSGAEPAPYGEWLVAAFDRWYDAPRRETGVRLFEELAVLLLGGRAASEAVGLAPVDLVVVEADGTIEQADSLKVAFDGAAGTGLDVWRNGFDEAAAHPAFRARQRGLGGLGPVCAACPLARVCGGGLYAHRYATGGGSGGFAHPSVYCADLDRLIRHIAGKLRADMAGLAGVGRGG from the coding sequence ATGGTGCCGTTCCGGCAGTTCCTGCTGAAGATCCACAGCCGGTGCAACCTGGCCTGCGACTACTGCTACATGTACGAGGCGGCGGACCGGAGTTGGCGCGACCGGCCGCGCCGGATGGAGCTGCCGACGGTGCGCCGGACCGCCCGGCGGATCGCCGAGCACGCGGCCGGGCACGGGCTCGACGAGGTCGCCGTCGTGCTGCACGGTGGCGAGCCGCTGCTCGTCGGCGCGGCCCATCTGGACGCACTGCTGGGCGAGTTGGCGTCGGCCGGACCGCGGATCCGGTTCAGCCTGCAGACCAACGGGCTGCGGCTGCTGGACGAACCCGCGCTGCTCGACGTGCTGCACCGGCACCGGGTCGCCGTCGGCGTGTCGCTGGACGGCACCCGGGCCGACCACGACCGGCACCGGCTGCTGCCCTCCGGTGCGGGCAGCTGGGCCCGGACGGCCGAGGCGGTGCGGCTGCTCGGCTCGGCCGAGCACCGCGAGCTGTTCGCCGGGCTGCTCTGCGTCGTCGGCCTGGCGGCGGACCCGGTGGCCACCTACGAGGCGCTGCTGGAGTTCGCCCCGCCACGGCTCGACCTGCTGCTGCCGCACGCGACCTGGGAGGCCCAACCGGCGGGCGTGCGGCGGGCGTTGCCGTGTTCGCCTCCCTCCGGTGCGGAGCCCGCGCCGTACGGGGAGTGGCTGGTCGCCGCCTTCGACCGCTGGTACGACGCCCCCCGGCGGGAGACCGGGGTCCGGCTGTTCGAGGAGCTGGCCGTGCTGCTGCTCGGCGGCCGGGCGGCCAGCGAGGCGGTCGGGCTGGCGCCCGTCGACCTGGTGGTGGTCGAGGCGGACGGCACGATCGAGCAGGCGGACAGCCTCAAGGTGGCGTTCGACGGTGCCGCGGGGACCGGCCTGGACGTGTGGCGGAACGGCTTCGACGAGGCCGCCGCGCACCCCGCGTTCCGGGCCCGTCAGCGCGGCCTCGGCGGCCTCGGGCCGGTGTGCGCGGCCTGCCCGCTGGCCCGGGTCTGCGGCGGGGGCCTGTACGCGCACCGGTACGCCACGGGGGGCGGGAGCGGGGGTTTCGCTCACCCGTCCGTGTACTGCGCGGATCTGGACCGCCTGATTCGCCACATCGCGGGGAAACTGCGGGCGGACATGGCCGGGTTGGCCGGCGTCGGACGAGGAGGATGA
- the fxsT gene encoding FxSxx-COOH system tetratricopeptide repeat protein yields the protein MITEPGAGLERGGPGSVVTFYSFKGGTGRTMALANVGWILASRGLRVLVVDWDLEAPGLHRYYHPLLVDPELHSTDGLIDLLRSYVKQALPSAAGPTGLPPAAWLDEPGRLDGYICGLALDLPPGGRLDFLPAGRQNAAYAAAVTSFNWRSFYHGRDIRGGEFLRELRERWARSYDYVLIDSRTGVSDTSGICTVLMPDSVVDCFTFSAQNIRGGVDAARAIAEAEERAIRVLPVPMRVEDAEQERLEAGRDYAREAFAPYLGRWLSADRRAGYWADVEVPYKPFYAYEEVPATVADRPQEARSLLNAFERLAGWITDGRVRTLRPLSAEARRRLYGAYLRSARAVPRQVFVSYAPEDRMWAEWAAGTLTRFGYQASLHNAAEPYTGSRPPEVTGPLDGQGRLLALLSPEYTALPRAAEVWELLNGRELASGSPALVALRLQDSDEPVPRPFVGQAAPDLVRSSAVAAESQLYGELGPPPGSTRQSDSDSGEFVAPARFPGTAPQVQEAPSRNASFIGRGKLLELLRNRFTGGPAAVLSQVLYGFGGAGKSQIAAEYAHRFKAAYDVVWWVPAEEPANIPQKLAELAPRLGVPTSDDVAHTAAAVLDALRRGQPYRRWLLVFDNAGTPEELAPWQPAGSSGGHVLITSRNQGWARHAGLVEVDVFLREESIRLLRRFNAGLSLEDADQVAHRLGDLPLAVGQAAVWLQETSMPIATYLELLDEELTEMLERTRLRTADYPHSAAATWRISVEELRRMNAPAAQILEICAFFGPDAIPMRLLYSRAVTRALRLPPRAPRDKLAIGEFLRAINRFGLARTDQGSETITVHRLVQAVLRDQVEEERRAELRGVVHAALATANPGDPDVPANWAEYAELLPHLWPSGAVDSADEDVRQWIIDSVRYQWKRSLHESGRELAERTLEHWSQEGYGGPDFDVENDAQTLMLRTQLSNIRRSQGALQEAYEMDRDILERFTATLGPEHSHTLAVANSLGADLRFLGRYDEARALDRRTLDAARRTLGPDHPRTLMITNNLAVSDYLAGDRRAALERHRSNYLQQRDALGAHSLYALSSASNYARDLRETGRLREALDLLEETVRIYQQTIGDGHTDTLRARKNLAVALRRAGRYNEALEIDEDIYQRYLDINGAEHPDTLAAATNLASDLNALGDTGRAIPLAERALARYRDYLGENHPVTLAGANNLSVYLRLAGRITEARELSGRTLTQFRAVLGAHHLYIPIAMMNHANDLALAGETAAALALELEAAPLMAETLGPDHYDSIGINSNLALSLATAGETERAAELRADCIRRARITLGEEHPTTVAVKAGQRLDSDVEPPHV from the coding sequence ATGATCACTGAGCCCGGCGCAGGGCTGGAGCGCGGCGGACCCGGATCGGTCGTTACGTTCTACTCGTTCAAGGGCGGTACCGGCCGGACCATGGCCCTCGCCAACGTCGGCTGGATCCTCGCCAGCCGCGGCCTGCGCGTCCTGGTCGTCGACTGGGACCTGGAGGCGCCCGGCCTCCACCGCTACTACCACCCGCTGCTGGTCGACCCCGAACTCCACTCCACCGACGGCCTGATCGACCTGCTGCGCTCCTACGTCAAGCAGGCGCTGCCCTCCGCCGCCGGACCGACCGGCCTGCCTCCGGCGGCCTGGCTGGACGAGCCCGGCCGGCTGGACGGCTACATCTGCGGCCTCGCCCTCGACCTGCCGCCCGGCGGCCGGCTCGACTTCCTGCCCGCCGGCCGGCAGAACGCCGCCTACGCCGCCGCCGTCACCAGCTTCAACTGGCGCAGCTTCTACCACGGGCGGGACATCCGCGGCGGCGAGTTCCTGCGCGAGCTGCGCGAACGCTGGGCCCGCTCGTACGACTACGTGCTCATCGACAGCCGCACCGGCGTCAGCGACACCTCCGGCATCTGCACCGTCCTGATGCCCGACAGCGTCGTCGACTGCTTCACCTTCAGCGCCCAGAACATCCGCGGCGGCGTCGACGCCGCCCGCGCCATCGCCGAGGCCGAGGAACGCGCCATCCGCGTCCTGCCGGTGCCGATGCGCGTCGAGGACGCCGAACAGGAACGCCTCGAAGCCGGCCGCGACTACGCCCGGGAGGCCTTCGCGCCCTACCTCGGCCGCTGGCTCTCCGCCGATCGCCGGGCCGGCTACTGGGCCGACGTCGAGGTGCCGTACAAGCCGTTCTACGCCTACGAGGAGGTGCCCGCCACCGTCGCCGACCGGCCGCAGGAGGCGCGCAGCCTGCTCAACGCCTTCGAACGGCTCGCCGGATGGATCACCGACGGCCGGGTCCGCACCCTGCGCCCGCTCAGCGCCGAGGCCCGCCGCCGGCTCTACGGTGCCTACCTGCGCTCCGCCCGCGCGGTGCCCCGCCAGGTCTTCGTCAGCTACGCGCCCGAGGACCGGATGTGGGCCGAGTGGGCCGCCGGCACCCTCACCCGCTTCGGTTACCAGGCCTCCCTGCACAACGCCGCCGAGCCGTACACCGGCAGCCGGCCGCCGGAGGTCACCGGGCCGCTGGACGGCCAGGGCCGGCTGCTCGCCCTGCTCTCGCCCGAGTACACCGCGCTGCCCCGCGCCGCCGAGGTCTGGGAGCTGCTCAACGGGCGCGAACTCGCCTCCGGCTCACCGGCGCTGGTCGCCCTGCGGCTGCAGGACTCGGACGAGCCGGTGCCGCGCCCGTTCGTCGGCCAGGCCGCGCCCGACCTGGTCCGCTCCTCGGCGGTGGCCGCCGAGTCCCAGCTGTACGGCGAGCTCGGACCGCCGCCCGGCAGCACCCGTCAGTCCGACTCCGACAGCGGCGAGTTCGTCGCCCCGGCGCGCTTCCCCGGCACCGCCCCGCAGGTCCAGGAGGCGCCCTCGCGCAACGCCTCCTTCATCGGCCGCGGCAAGCTGCTCGAACTCCTCCGCAATCGCTTCACCGGCGGCCCCGCCGCGGTGCTCAGCCAGGTCCTCTACGGCTTCGGCGGCGCCGGCAAGTCGCAGATCGCCGCCGAGTACGCGCACCGCTTCAAGGCCGCCTACGACGTGGTGTGGTGGGTCCCCGCCGAGGAGCCCGCCAACATCCCGCAGAAGCTCGCCGAACTCGCCCCCCGGCTCGGCGTGCCCACCAGCGACGACGTCGCGCACACCGCCGCCGCCGTCCTCGACGCGCTGCGCCGCGGCCAGCCGTACCGCCGCTGGCTGCTGGTCTTCGACAACGCCGGCACCCCGGAGGAGCTCGCCCCCTGGCAACCGGCCGGCTCCTCCGGCGGGCACGTCCTGATCACCTCCCGCAACCAGGGCTGGGCCCGGCACGCCGGCCTGGTCGAGGTCGACGTCTTCCTCCGCGAGGAGAGCATCCGGCTGCTGCGGCGCTTCAACGCTGGCCTCTCCCTGGAGGACGCCGACCAGGTCGCCCACCGCCTCGGCGACCTGCCGCTCGCCGTCGGCCAGGCCGCTGTCTGGCTCCAGGAGACGTCGATGCCGATCGCCACCTACCTCGAACTGCTCGACGAAGAGCTCACCGAGATGCTGGAGCGCACCCGGCTGCGCACCGCCGACTACCCGCACTCCGCCGCCGCGACCTGGCGCATCTCCGTCGAGGAGCTGCGCCGGATGAACGCCCCGGCCGCCCAGATCCTGGAGATCTGCGCGTTCTTCGGCCCCGACGCCATCCCGATGCGGCTGCTCTACAGCCGGGCCGTCACCCGCGCCCTGCGGCTGCCCCCGCGCGCGCCCCGCGACAAGCTCGCGATCGGCGAGTTCCTGCGCGCCATCAACCGGTTCGGGCTCGCCCGCACCGATCAGGGCAGCGAGACCATCACCGTGCACCGGCTCGTCCAGGCCGTGCTCCGCGACCAGGTCGAGGAGGAGCGGCGGGCCGAACTGCGCGGCGTCGTGCACGCCGCGCTCGCCACCGCCAACCCCGGCGACCCGGACGTCCCCGCCAACTGGGCCGAGTACGCCGAACTCCTGCCCCACCTCTGGCCGTCCGGCGCCGTCGACAGCGCCGACGAGGACGTCCGGCAGTGGATCATCGACTCGGTCCGCTACCAGTGGAAGCGCAGCCTGCACGAGTCCGGCCGGGAACTCGCCGAGCGGACGCTGGAGCACTGGAGCCAGGAGGGCTACGGCGGGCCGGACTTCGACGTCGAGAACGACGCCCAGACGCTCATGCTGCGCACCCAGCTGAGCAACATCCGCCGCTCCCAGGGCGCCCTTCAGGAGGCGTACGAGATGGACCGGGACATCCTGGAGCGGTTCACCGCCACCCTCGGCCCGGAGCACTCGCACACCCTCGCCGTCGCCAACAGCCTCGGCGCCGACCTGCGCTTCCTCGGCCGCTACGACGAGGCCCGGGCGCTGGACCGGCGCACCCTGGACGCGGCCAGGCGCACCCTCGGCCCCGACCACCCGCGCACCCTGATGATCACCAACAACCTGGCCGTCTCCGACTACCTCGCCGGCGACCGCCGGGCCGCCCTCGAACGGCACCGCAGCAACTACCTCCAGCAGCGCGACGCCCTCGGCGCACACAGCCTGTACGCGCTGTCGTCCGCGTCGAACTACGCGCGCGACCTGCGCGAGACCGGGCGGCTGCGCGAGGCCCTGGACCTGCTGGAGGAGACCGTCCGGATCTACCAGCAGACCATCGGCGACGGCCACACCGACACCCTGCGCGCCCGCAAGAACCTCGCCGTCGCGCTGCGCCGGGCCGGCCGCTACAACGAGGCCCTGGAGATCGACGAGGACATCTACCAGCGCTACCTGGACATCAACGGCGCCGAGCACCCCGACACCCTGGCCGCCGCCACCAACCTGGCCAGCGACCTCAACGCCCTCGGCGACACCGGGCGGGCCATCCCGCTCGCCGAGCGCGCCCTCGCCCGCTACCGCGACTACCTCGGCGAGAACCACCCCGTGACCCTGGCCGGCGCCAACAACCTCTCCGTCTACCTGCGGCTGGCCGGCCGCATCACGGAGGCCCGCGAGCTGTCCGGGCGGACGCTGACGCAGTTCCGCGCCGTCCTCGGCGCCCACCACCTCTACATCCCGATCGCGATGATGAACCACGCCAACGACCTGGCCCTGGCCGGGGAGACGGCGGCGGCGCTCGCCCTGGAGCTGGAGGCGGCGCCGCTGATGGCCGAGACCCTGGGCCCCGACCACTACGACTCCATCGGCATCAACTCCAACCTCGCGCTGTCACTCGCCACGGCCGGGGAGACCGAGCGGGCCGCCGAACTGCGGGCGGACTGCATCCGGCGGGCCCGGATCACCCTGGGGGAGGAGCATCCGACCACGGTCGCGGTGAAGGCGGGACAGCGGCTGGACTCGGACGTGGAGCCGCCGCACGTGTGA
- a CDS encoding TIR-like protein FxsC, translated as MQPYFFFSYARRDFEAEDAFVDQFFNDLRDVLCRIVEPAVRADELAYRDTEQLRLGDEWAAQLARMLGRSRTMVALYSPAYFDSLYCGKEWTAFRGRIRRHHEDTGELVPALIPVLWEPVEPGRLADEVTKIQWAQPDMGDAYARLGLRALLRTGPQSEAYRQVVKVVAERIRDAALRRLGELPEFDLGAVRGYFPVAPAVQPAPTAGMVRLFIAAGKASDAAAEGGFHAGGWYGARPWHWAPYHPPTQPSLAVRAQQVITAAGHTTTLEEIDAGLGEKLDQAREDNQVSVLLVDPWMAGSDRYRSALRGYDDQNHPVTGVMLPSGSGDPAAGPERDALWHGVRGVFRRNWLRRSDPEHLFRVQVNRDNFDSDLTIMVTVAQNKLMDDNFDWGDDDGGAAFGFGPDGTNGPVMPGLAIPAGPPGPRRSTPARPEPRPGPGELPGPRPSRDDAAPLRGDQDDDH; from the coding sequence GTGCAGCCCTACTTCTTCTTCAGCTACGCGCGTCGGGACTTCGAGGCCGAGGACGCCTTCGTCGACCAGTTCTTCAACGACCTGAGGGACGTCCTCTGCCGGATCGTCGAACCGGCCGTCCGCGCCGACGAACTCGCCTACCGCGACACCGAGCAGCTGCGCCTCGGCGACGAGTGGGCCGCGCAGCTCGCCCGGATGCTGGGCCGCAGCCGGACCATGGTCGCGCTCTACTCGCCCGCCTACTTCGACAGCCTCTACTGCGGCAAGGAGTGGACCGCCTTCCGCGGCCGGATCCGGCGCCACCACGAGGACACCGGAGAGCTGGTCCCGGCCCTGATCCCGGTGCTCTGGGAGCCCGTCGAACCGGGCCGGCTGGCCGACGAGGTCACCAAGATCCAGTGGGCCCAGCCGGACATGGGCGACGCCTACGCGCGCCTGGGCCTGCGCGCCCTGCTGCGCACCGGCCCGCAGAGCGAGGCCTACCGGCAGGTCGTCAAGGTGGTCGCCGAACGCATTCGGGACGCGGCCCTGCGCAGGCTCGGCGAGCTGCCCGAGTTCGACCTCGGCGCGGTGCGCGGCTACTTCCCGGTCGCGCCGGCGGTCCAGCCCGCGCCCACCGCGGGGATGGTCCGGCTGTTCATCGCGGCCGGCAAGGCCTCCGACGCCGCCGCCGAGGGCGGCTTCCACGCCGGCGGCTGGTACGGGGCCAGGCCCTGGCACTGGGCGCCCTACCACCCGCCCACGCAGCCGTCCCTGGCGGTGCGCGCCCAGCAGGTGATCACCGCCGCCGGGCACACCACCACCCTGGAGGAGATCGACGCCGGCCTCGGCGAGAAGCTCGACCAGGCCCGCGAGGACAACCAGGTCAGCGTCCTGCTGGTGGACCCGTGGATGGCCGGCAGCGACCGCTACCGCTCCGCGCTGCGCGGGTACGACGACCAGAACCACCCGGTCACCGGCGTCATGCTCCCCTCCGGCAGCGGCGACCCGGCCGCCGGGCCGGAGCGCGACGCGCTGTGGCACGGCGTGCGCGGGGTGTTCCGGCGCAACTGGCTGCGCCGGAGCGACCCGGAGCACCTCTTCCGGGTCCAGGTGAACCGGGACAACTTCGACTCCGACCTCACCATCATGGTGACGGTCGCCCAGAACAAGCTCATGGACGACAACTTCGACTGGGGGGACGATGACGGCGGTGCCGCGTTCGGATTCGGCCCCGACGGCACGAACGGCCCGGTGATGCCCGGGCTGGCCATCCCGGCGGGGCCGCCCGGTCCGCGCCGGAGCACGCCTGCGCGCCCCGAACCGCGCCCCGGCCCGGGCGAGCTGCCCGGCCCGCGCCCGAGCCGGGACGACGCAGCGCCGCTGAGGGGAGACCAGGACGATGATCACTGA
- the fxsA gene encoding FxSxx-COOH cyclophane-containing RiPP peptide yields MGVTGAETAAGLGSDLVDVAALPLDELDALPDTVLGDLLRRVVADALTPGAEPLAAFQSALERRPAR; encoded by the coding sequence ATGGGCGTCACCGGTGCGGAAACCGCCGCGGGACTCGGCTCTGACCTGGTCGACGTCGCCGCCCTGCCGCTCGACGAGCTCGACGCCCTGCCCGACACCGTCCTCGGCGACCTGCTGCGCCGGGTCGTCGCGGACGCCCTGACACCCGGTGCAGAGCCGCTCGCCGCCTTCCAGTCCGCGCTGGAGCGCCGGCCCGCCCGCTGA
- the pdxH gene encoding pyridoxamine 5'-phosphate oxidase — protein MRKHYTHEGLVEEQLAPEPIGQFTRWFHEADDAGVVEPNAMVLSTADAEGRPSSRTVLLKGYDARGFVFFTNYGSRKGSELAANPHAALLFPWIALARQVIVQGPVEKVGRDETAAYFRTRPHGSQLGAWASEQSSPVSGREVLEQRYAELERRYPEGEGVPVPPFWGGYRVVPESVEFWQGRENRLHDRLRYLADPAAPAGWRVERLCP, from the coding sequence ATGCGCAAGCACTACACCCACGAGGGCCTGGTCGAGGAGCAGCTCGCGCCCGAGCCGATCGGCCAGTTCACCCGCTGGTTCCACGAGGCGGACGACGCCGGCGTGGTCGAGCCCAACGCCATGGTGCTCTCCACCGCCGACGCCGAGGGGCGGCCCAGCTCGCGCACCGTCCTGCTCAAGGGCTACGACGCCCGCGGCTTCGTGTTCTTCACCAACTACGGCTCCCGCAAGGGCTCCGAGCTCGCCGCCAACCCGCACGCCGCGCTGCTCTTCCCATGGATCGCGCTGGCGCGCCAGGTCATCGTCCAGGGCCCGGTCGAGAAGGTCGGCCGGGACGAGACCGCCGCCTACTTCCGCACCCGCCCGCACGGCTCCCAGCTCGGCGCCTGGGCCAGCGAGCAGTCCAGCCCGGTCAGCGGCCGGGAGGTCCTCGAACAGCGCTACGCCGAGCTCGAACGCCGCTACCCCGAGGGCGAGGGCGTGCCCGTCCCGCCGTTCTGGGGCGGCTACCGGGTGGTGCCGGAGAGCGTCGAGTTCTGGCAGGGCCGGGAGAACCGCCTGCACGACCGCCTGCGCTACCTCGCCGACCCCGCCGCCCCCGCCGGCTGGCGGGTCGAACGGCTCTGCCCGTGA
- a CDS encoding citrate synthase 2, whose product MSDFVPGLEGVVAFESEIAEPDREGGALRYRGVDIDDLVGHVSFGHVWGLLVDGKFNPGLPAAEPFPIPVHSGDIRVDVQSALAMLAPVWGLKPLLDIDAEQARDDLARAAVMALSYVAQSARGQGLPMVPQSEIDKAETVVERFMIRWRGEPDPKHVKAIDAYWTSAAEHGMNASTFTARVIASTGADVAAALSGAVGAMSGPLHGGAPSRVLGMIEEIERTGDATKWVKNALDKGERLMGFGHRVYRAEDPRARVLRRTAKELGAPRYEVAEALEKAALEELHNRRPDRVLATNVEFWAAIMLDFAEVPAHMFTSMFTCARTAGWSAHILEQKRTGRLVRPAARYIGPGPRRPEEIEGWDAISH is encoded by the coding sequence ATGTCCGACTTCGTACCCGGGCTTGAGGGAGTCGTCGCGTTCGAAAGCGAGATCGCCGAGCCCGACCGGGAGGGCGGCGCCCTGCGCTACCGCGGTGTCGACATCGACGACCTGGTCGGCCACGTCTCCTTCGGGCACGTCTGGGGCCTGCTGGTGGACGGCAAGTTCAACCCCGGCCTGCCGGCCGCCGAGCCGTTCCCGATTCCGGTGCACTCCGGCGACATCCGGGTCGACGTCCAGTCCGCGCTCGCCATGCTCGCCCCCGTCTGGGGCCTGAAGCCGCTGCTGGACATCGACGCCGAGCAGGCCCGCGACGACCTCGCCCGCGCCGCCGTGATGGCACTCTCCTACGTCGCCCAGTCGGCCCGCGGCCAGGGCCTGCCGATGGTCCCGCAGAGCGAGATCGACAAGGCCGAGACGGTCGTCGAGCGGTTCATGATCCGCTGGCGCGGCGAGCCGGACCCGAAGCACGTCAAGGCCATCGACGCCTACTGGACCTCGGCCGCCGAGCACGGCATGAACGCCTCCACCTTCACCGCCCGCGTCATCGCCTCCACCGGCGCGGACGTCGCGGCGGCGCTGTCCGGCGCGGTCGGCGCGATGTCCGGCCCGCTGCACGGCGGCGCGCCGTCCCGCGTGCTCGGCATGATCGAGGAGATCGAGCGCACCGGCGACGCCACCAAGTGGGTCAAGAACGCGCTGGACAAGGGCGAGCGCCTGATGGGCTTCGGCCATCGCGTCTACCGCGCCGAGGACCCGCGCGCCCGCGTGCTGCGCCGCACCGCCAAGGAGCTCGGCGCGCCGCGCTACGAGGTCGCCGAGGCGCTGGAGAAGGCCGCGCTGGAGGAGCTGCACAACCGCCGCCCGGACCGCGTGCTGGCCACCAACGTCGAGTTCTGGGCCGCCATCATGCTGGACTTCGCCGAGGTGCCGGCGCACATGTTCACCTCGATGTTCACCTGCGCGCGTACGGCCGGATGGTCGGCGCACATCCTGGAGCAGAAGCGCACGGGCCGGCTCGTGCGCCCCGCCGCGCGCTACATCGGCCCGGGCCCGCGCCGGCCCGAGGAGATCGAGGGCTGGGACGCCATCTCCCACTGA
- the serC gene encoding phosphoserine transaminase, which yields MAQIQIPADIKPADGRFGCGPSKVRPEALSALAATQTSLLGTSHRQAPVKNVVRRVREGVSSLFSLPEGYQVVLGNGGSTAFWDIAAFGLVREKSQHLDFGEFSSKFASSVKAAPWLAEPSVIKTAPGTHPLPVAEAGVDVYALTHNETSTGVAMPIRRPAGTDEGSLVLVDATSGAGGLPVDITETDVYYFAPQKSFASEGGLWLATFSPAALERAAEIAGSGRYIPPFFDLPTAIDNSSKDQTYNTPSIATLFLLADQLEWLNGNGGLDWAVARTAASSGHLYAWAEKSSFATPFVANPAERSQVVGTIDFDDAVDAAAVAKALRANGIVDTEPYRKLGRNQLRIAMFPAIDPADVEALTHCIDYVVEKL from the coding sequence GTGGCTCAGATCCAGATCCCCGCTGACATCAAGCCCGCAGACGGCCGTTTCGGCTGCGGACCGTCCAAGGTGCGCCCCGAGGCCCTGAGTGCCCTCGCCGCCACCCAGACCTCCCTGCTCGGCACCTCGCACCGCCAGGCCCCGGTCAAGAACGTGGTCCGGCGCGTGCGCGAGGGCGTGAGCAGCCTCTTCTCGCTCCCCGAGGGCTACCAGGTGGTCCTCGGCAACGGCGGCTCCACCGCCTTCTGGGACATCGCCGCCTTCGGCCTGGTGCGGGAGAAGTCCCAGCACCTGGACTTCGGCGAGTTCTCCTCGAAGTTCGCCTCCTCGGTCAAGGCCGCGCCGTGGCTCGCCGAGCCGAGCGTGATCAAGACCGCCCCGGGCACCCACCCGCTGCCGGTCGCCGAGGCGGGCGTGGACGTCTACGCGCTCACCCACAACGAGACCTCCACCGGTGTCGCGATGCCGATCCGGCGCCCGGCCGGCACGGACGAGGGCTCGCTGGTGCTGGTGGACGCCACCTCGGGCGCCGGCGGCCTGCCGGTCGACATCACCGAGACCGACGTCTACTACTTCGCCCCGCAGAAGTCCTTCGCCTCCGAGGGCGGCCTGTGGCTCGCCACGTTCTCCCCGGCCGCCCTGGAGCGCGCCGCCGAGATCGCCGGCTCCGGCCGCTACATCCCGCCGTTCTTCGACCTGCCGACGGCCATCGACAACTCGTCGAAGGACCAGACGTACAACACCCCCTCGATCGCCACCCTCTTCCTGCTGGCCGACCAGTTGGAGTGGCTGAACGGCAACGGCGGGCTCGACTGGGCCGTCGCCCGCACCGCCGCCTCCTCGGGCCACCTGTACGCGTGGGCCGAGAAGTCCTCCTTCGCCACCCCGTTCGTCGCGAACCCGGCCGAGCGCTCGCAGGTCGTCGGCACGATCGACTTCGACGACGCGGTGGACGCCGCGGCGGTCGCCAAGGCACTGCGTGCCAACGGCATCGTGGACACCGAGCCGTACCGCAAGCTGGGCCGCAACCAGTTGCGCATCGCGATGTTCCCGGCGATCGACCCGGCGGACGTCGAGGCGCTCACGCACTGCATCGACTACGTCGTCGAAAAGCTCTGA